The Prochlorococcus sp. MIT 1300 genome has a window encoding:
- the miaB gene encoding tRNA (N6-isopentenyl adenosine(37)-C2)-methylthiotransferase MiaB, with protein METYQSSSSTPLKVPLVTSSTKNLPKSPYSPERSQSSYWITTFGCQMNKADSERMAGILESMGYNQASNELEADVVLYNTCTIRDNAEQKVYSYLGRQVLRKQSNPNLKLIVAGCVAQQEGEALLRRVPELDLVMGPQHANRLETLLIQVDNGQQVVATDEHHIMEDLTTARRDSKICGWVNVIYGCNERCTYCVVPSVRGKEQSRTKQSVLKEIKELSNQGFREVTLLGQNIDAYGRDLPGISSSGRRENTLTDLLYFIHNVKGIERIRFATSHPRYFTERLIKACSELPKICEHFHIPVQSGDNDLLKSMSRGYTVERYRRIISQIRERMPDAAISTDVIVAFPGESIDQFERTLDLIEEIGFDQVNTAAYSPRPNTPAATWPNQISESQKVERLKEINKIVEKTARRRNCRYQGRIEEVLAEGANSKNPSQLMGRTRTNRLTFFDRQGQSGKIFSPGDLVQVKISDVRSFSLTGNPLT; from the coding sequence ATGGAGACATATCAATCCTCCAGTTCCACCCCTTTAAAAGTCCCCTTGGTGACCTCATCTACAAAAAATCTGCCCAAAAGTCCTTACAGCCCAGAACGGAGTCAAAGTAGCTATTGGATAACCACCTTTGGTTGTCAAATGAATAAGGCTGACTCTGAAAGAATGGCAGGCATTCTTGAAAGTATGGGATACAACCAAGCCTCCAATGAACTTGAAGCCGATGTAGTGCTTTATAACACTTGTACTATTCGTGATAATGCCGAGCAAAAAGTTTATAGCTATTTAGGGCGACAAGTTCTAAGGAAACAAAGTAATCCTAATCTCAAGCTCATTGTTGCTGGTTGCGTTGCACAACAAGAAGGAGAAGCCTTGCTAAGGCGAGTCCCAGAATTAGACTTAGTTATGGGACCTCAGCATGCAAACAGGCTAGAGACCTTGCTTATTCAAGTAGACAATGGACAACAAGTTGTTGCTACTGATGAACACCACATAATGGAGGATCTAACCACAGCGAGAAGGGATAGCAAAATTTGTGGATGGGTAAATGTAATCTATGGCTGTAATGAAAGATGTACTTACTGTGTAGTCCCTTCTGTTAGAGGTAAGGAACAATCAAGGACTAAACAATCTGTTCTTAAAGAAATAAAAGAACTATCAAACCAAGGATTTCGTGAGGTCACATTACTTGGGCAAAATATTGACGCATATGGTCGTGATTTACCTGGAATTAGTTCAAGCGGAAGACGTGAAAATACACTTACAGATCTATTGTATTTTATTCACAATGTCAAAGGTATTGAGAGAATTAGATTCGCCACAAGCCACCCACGCTACTTCACAGAAAGGTTAATCAAAGCCTGCTCAGAGTTACCGAAGATTTGCGAACACTTTCACATCCCCGTACAAAGTGGAGATAATGATTTACTAAAATCAATGTCTAGAGGGTACACCGTAGAGAGATATCGTCGAATAATTTCCCAGATAAGAGAAAGAATGCCTGATGCTGCAATAAGTACCGATGTAATAGTTGCTTTCCCAGGTGAAAGTATTGATCAATTCGAAAGAACCCTAGACTTAATTGAAGAAATTGGTTTTGACCAAGTTAATACTGCTGCCTACTCTCCTAGGCCTAATACACCAGCCGCTACATGGCCTAATCAAATCTCAGAATCCCAAAAAGTTGAACGTCTCAAGGAAATCAATAAGATTGTAGAAAAAACAGCTAGACGAAGAAATTGTCGTTATCAAGGACGAATCGAAGAGGTCCTCGCAGAAGGGGCGAATTCTAAAAATCCATCTCAATTAATGGGAAGGACGAGAACAAATCGCCTAACTTTCTTTGATAGGCAAGGACAAAGCGGCAAAATCTTTTCGCCAGGAGACCTGGTTCAAGTAAAAATTAGCGATGTTCGCTCATTTTCTCTAACCGGAAACCCCTTGACATGA
- a CDS encoding D-alanine--D-alanine ligase family protein gives MPSSRTCVGVVFGGASGEHTVSIQSAKTVVKALRTGANKSRFEVIPIYVDRQGSWHETAIAYQVLGDDSYTLQAKLASKKNISGFQGLPHNTSRIDVWYPVMHGPNGEDGTMQGLFKLMKKPFVGSGVLGSALAMDKLAMKAAFKAAEIPQVPYLGVKASQLSDENYIEELIKKLEERLSYPCFVKPANLGSSVGITKAFNKQEVLNGLTKAAKFDQRIVIEKGLIARELECAALGHEDLKLSVVGEVRFDSDWYDYETKYSEGRTTTIIPAAIPKSLEDEIHKQTKRACQALSVSGMARVDFFYEECIQKIWINEVNTLPGFTHQSMYPMLWRASGVTLEELVCQLVEAARE, from the coding sequence ATGCCTTCCTCCCGCACATGTGTAGGGGTGGTTTTTGGTGGTGCTTCTGGTGAGCATACCGTCTCAATCCAATCAGCAAAAACAGTTGTAAAGGCACTAAGAACAGGTGCCAACAAAAGTCGTTTCGAGGTAATTCCCATTTACGTCGACAGGCAAGGTTCTTGGCATGAAACAGCCATTGCGTATCAAGTATTAGGAGATGATTCTTATACTCTCCAAGCAAAACTTGCTTCCAAAAAAAATATTTCGGGATTCCAAGGGCTCCCACATAACACCTCTCGAATAGATGTTTGGTATCCAGTTATGCATGGTCCCAATGGAGAGGATGGAACTATGCAAGGTCTCTTCAAACTAATGAAAAAGCCTTTCGTAGGTTCTGGCGTACTTGGCTCTGCCTTAGCAATGGACAAACTGGCTATGAAAGCTGCTTTTAAAGCCGCAGAGATCCCTCAAGTCCCATATCTTGGGGTAAAAGCAAGTCAACTTTCAGACGAAAACTATATCGAAGAGCTTATCAAAAAACTAGAGGAGAGACTTTCCTACCCTTGCTTTGTGAAGCCTGCAAATTTAGGTTCTTCTGTAGGAATAACAAAAGCATTTAATAAACAAGAAGTTTTAAATGGCCTCACTAAAGCAGCAAAATTTGACCAAAGAATAGTTATAGAAAAGGGACTTATTGCGAGAGAGCTTGAATGTGCTGCTCTAGGTCATGAGGATCTAAAGCTATCGGTTGTTGGGGAAGTACGTTTTGATTCAGATTGGTACGACTATGAAACAAAATACTCAGAAGGACGTACTACGACGATTATTCCTGCAGCTATCCCTAAAAGCCTTGAAGATGAAATCCATAAGCAAACCAAGAGAGCTTGTCAAGCACTTTCTGTATCTGGAATGGCAAGGGTTGATTTTTTCTATGAAGAATGTATTCAAAAAATTTGGATCAATGAAGTTAATACCCTTCCGGGCTTTACACATCAAAGTATGTATCCAATGCTTTGGAGAGCCTCAGGTGTAACTCTCGAGGAACTTGTCTGCCAGCTTGTTGAAGCAGCGCGAGAATGA
- a CDS encoding cell division protein FtsQ/DivIB, which translates to MKHLRIKGNSKLDPQSIINASGSTFPQPLLLINPKELERTLLIMLPVKAVSIRKQLIPPRLEIELQERKSIAYATRKSSQGPYENGVLDKDGQWMSMKIAKLGDPPTTQIIVEGWTKNDQKRISIILRERRKIGNDLEKIILSPTGELSLKTKEFKLIQLGSDKSQLIKQLQAFTELKRTLPKRLRNKNDSSIDLRDPLKPELQIP; encoded by the coding sequence GTGAAGCATTTACGTATTAAAGGCAATTCAAAACTTGACCCACAATCAATCATAAATGCATCTGGCAGTACCTTCCCTCAACCCCTACTTTTAATCAACCCAAAAGAGCTAGAACGAACTCTACTTATAATGCTGCCAGTCAAAGCAGTTTCTATACGTAAACAGCTAATTCCACCTAGACTCGAAATTGAATTACAAGAAAGAAAATCAATTGCATATGCAACAAGAAAGAGCTCTCAAGGCCCCTATGAGAATGGGGTTCTTGACAAAGATGGTCAATGGATGTCAATGAAAATTGCCAAGCTTGGCGACCCACCCACAACTCAAATAATAGTTGAGGGATGGACAAAAAATGATCAAAAAAGAATATCAATAATACTCCGTGAAAGGAGGAAAATTGGGAATGATCTTGAAAAAATAATTCTCTCGCCAACTGGTGAACTTAGCCTTAAAACAAAGGAATTCAAATTGATTCAACTTGGAAGTGATAAGAGTCAACTGATTAAACAACTTCAGGCCTTCACAGAATTAAAAAGGACATTGCCCAAAAGGCTTCGCAACAAGAACGATTCAAGCATCGATCTGCGTGATCCATTGAAACCCGAACTACAAATACCCTGA
- a CDS encoding J domain-containing protein produces the protein MTSSLGTFTYWSLLGLNPSSNDEEIKKAFRREAMRWHPDVNGNDRNAEERLKWINKAYEVLNDPQKRFEWETAGRPTFEIHKVNPYPPSPIRERAPVRKSPNDDETFSPAEKLLLLLISIFSLFLLNALRF, from the coding sequence ATGACCTCCTCTTTAGGCACGTTTACTTACTGGTCCTTATTAGGACTTAATCCCAGTAGCAATGATGAGGAAATCAAAAAGGCCTTTCGTAGAGAGGCTATGAGGTGGCATCCCGACGTAAATGGGAATGATCGAAACGCAGAGGAACGTCTGAAATGGATCAACAAAGCCTATGAGGTGCTGAATGATCCCCAAAAGCGATTCGAATGGGAAACAGCGGGTCGACCCACTTTTGAGATACATAAAGTCAACCCATACCCTCCTAGCCCTATTCGAGAAAGAGCACCTGTAAGAAAATCTCCAAACGATGACGAAACTTTCAGCCCTGCTGAAAAATTACTACTCCTATTAATTTCAATCTTTTCCTTATTTTTGCTGAATGCTTTGAGGTTTTAG
- the ftsZ gene encoding cell division protein FtsZ: MESGLARFGGGNRSGLIKADASKSGLIKAEGIHPSQQARIEVIGVGGGGSNAVNRMILSDLEGVAYRVLNTDAQALIQSASKNKVQLGQTLTRGLGAGGNPTIGEKAAEESRAELQQALQGADLVFIAAGMGGGTGTGAAPVVAEVAKESGALTIGIVTKPFGFEGRRRMRQADEGIARLAENVDTLIVIPNDRLKDVTSSAPLQEAFRSADDVLRMGVKGISDIITCPGLVNVDFADVRSVMTEAGTALLGIGIGSGRSRAIEAAQSAINSPLLEAARIDGAKGCVINVSGGKDMTLEDMTAASEVIYDVVDQDANIIVGAVIDEKLEGEIHVTVIATGFESKQPYQRSNKISAQSIYGKSETKEAGASIPEFLRRRQLRKNAEN, translated from the coding sequence ATGGAGAGCGGTCTAGCCCGATTTGGTGGTGGAAACAGATCCGGCTTGATAAAAGCTGACGCAAGCAAGTCAGGACTAATCAAAGCCGAGGGGATCCATCCAAGCCAGCAGGCCCGAATAGAGGTGATTGGTGTTGGTGGTGGTGGAAGCAATGCCGTCAACAGAATGATCCTCAGCGATCTAGAGGGGGTGGCCTATCGAGTCCTTAATACTGACGCCCAAGCCCTTATCCAATCTGCCTCCAAAAACAAAGTTCAACTTGGTCAGACCCTAACCAGAGGATTAGGAGCAGGCGGCAACCCAACTATTGGGGAAAAGGCCGCTGAAGAGTCAAGAGCAGAACTACAACAAGCACTTCAAGGCGCCGACTTGGTTTTTATTGCTGCAGGAATGGGAGGTGGAACTGGAACAGGTGCAGCTCCTGTGGTAGCAGAAGTAGCAAAAGAAAGTGGGGCACTAACCATTGGAATCGTTACTAAACCATTTGGGTTCGAAGGTCGACGTCGCATGCGCCAAGCTGATGAAGGCATAGCTCGACTAGCTGAAAATGTTGACACCTTGATAGTGATTCCAAATGACCGTCTGAAAGATGTGACTTCTAGTGCACCACTTCAAGAGGCATTTCGTAGTGCTGATGATGTCCTCCGTATGGGAGTCAAGGGCATAAGCGACATCATTACCTGCCCTGGGCTAGTGAACGTCGACTTTGCAGACGTTCGTTCAGTCATGACAGAAGCGGGAACAGCATTACTAGGGATAGGAATAGGTTCAGGAAGATCTAGAGCAATAGAAGCGGCTCAATCAGCTATTAATAGTCCCCTGCTTGAAGCGGCACGCATAGATGGAGCCAAAGGATGTGTGATCAATGTCAGCGGAGGCAAAGATATGACCCTTGAAGATATGACTGCAGCTTCAGAAGTTATTTACGATGTTGTAGACCAAGATGCAAACATCATTGTTGGAGCAGTCATAGACGAAAAACTTGAGGGCGAAATTCATGTAACTGTTATTGCTACTGGCTTCGAGAGCAAACAGCCCTATCAACGATCTAACAAAATCTCTGCTCAATCAATATATGGAAAATCTGAAACTAAAGAAGCTGGAGCAAGCATCCCTGAATTCCTTCGCAGAAGACAACTTCGAAAGAACGCTGAGAATTAG
- the panB gene encoding 3-methyl-2-oxobutanoate hydroxymethyltransferase, with amino-acid sequence MLPAELIRFKQTGRSITVLTAWDSITSSMVEAAGADVVLVGDSLAMVVLGHATTLPVTLEQMLHHAQAVGRGFARPLSNQPLVVCDLPFLSYHCGEDEAVAAAGSLLKNSCASAVKLEGAESEVLKVIQRLVRTGIPVMGHLGLTPQAVHQLGYRRQAEDQLSQDKIFRQALELEQSGCFAIVLEHVPGELASRLRSELKVPLIGIGAGTDCDGQVRVTADLLGLSEKQPPFSPSLISGRELCINALQKWVNEQQKQAKNPTK; translated from the coding sequence ATGCTCCCAGCGGAATTGATTCGGTTTAAACAAACCGGACGATCAATAACTGTTTTAACTGCATGGGACAGCATCACATCCTCCATGGTTGAAGCGGCTGGGGCTGATGTTGTTCTAGTAGGTGATTCGTTAGCAATGGTTGTGCTTGGACATGCAACGACCTTGCCTGTCACATTGGAGCAGATGTTGCACCATGCTCAAGCCGTTGGCAGAGGATTTGCTCGGCCATTGAGTAACCAACCCTTGGTTGTTTGCGATCTCCCTTTTCTGAGTTATCACTGTGGGGAAGATGAAGCTGTTGCGGCAGCAGGCAGTCTTCTAAAAAACTCCTGCGCATCAGCAGTAAAACTCGAAGGGGCTGAATCAGAAGTCCTCAAAGTTATTCAAAGACTTGTCCGTACTGGAATTCCTGTAATGGGGCATTTAGGGCTAACCCCTCAAGCAGTGCATCAACTCGGATATCGCCGGCAAGCTGAAGATCAATTAAGCCAAGACAAGATCTTTAGACAAGCTTTAGAGCTTGAACAATCAGGTTGCTTTGCAATAGTCCTTGAACATGTACCTGGAGAGCTTGCTAGCCGTCTTAGGTCTGAATTAAAAGTCCCTTTAATAGGAATTGGTGCAGGAACAGACTGCGATGGTCAAGTAAGAGTAACTGCTGATCTATTAGGACTAAGCGAAAAACAGCCTCCTTTTAGTCCTTCATTAATTTCAGGAAGAGAACTATGTATTAATGCTCTGCAAAAATGGGTAAATGAACAACAGAAGCAGGCAAAGAATCCCACCAAATAA
- the hemW gene encoding radical SAM family heme chaperone HemW, with amino-acid sequence MRTGEFMFPPRSAYLHIPFCHRRCFYCDFAVVPLGDLARGGEGPGSQSIKTYLEHLHKEIELSPIGPPLATVYIGGGTPSLLTPVQISGLLVHLKKHFGLQGGAEITLEMDPATFDLNDLESFLDVGVNRVSLGGQSFDDNVLKRIGRKHQRQDLIQAAEWLHKAHQKGELSSWSLDLIQNLPGQDLQDWKLQLNEAIATNAPHLSIYDLSIEPGTVFSWLQRRGELELPNENLSRQNIELTSLLLGKAGFNRYEISNFALPGHRSRHNRVYWAGSGWWGFGQGATSSPWGYRFSRPRTRDGYNNWINDQQKYGPELSLLAENAKPIPLDDQLIVGLRRSEGINLELLAQNYGWNSKQSSTYLPLLEKRWQKAIERGWLRRSGKRYQLTEPEGMTFSNQVLVEIVIWWDSLPASVVHLPIFAEH; translated from the coding sequence ATGAGAACTGGCGAATTCATGTTCCCTCCGCGAAGTGCTTATTTGCATATTCCCTTTTGCCATCGCCGTTGTTTTTACTGTGATTTTGCAGTTGTTCCTTTGGGGGACCTTGCTCGAGGCGGTGAAGGGCCTGGTAGTCAATCAATTAAGACTTACTTAGAACACTTGCATAAGGAAATTGAGTTGTCACCAATTGGCCCTCCTTTAGCAACTGTATATATCGGAGGTGGGACCCCATCTTTATTGACTCCGGTTCAAATTAGTGGCTTATTGGTTCATCTTAAGAAACATTTTGGTTTGCAAGGTGGGGCAGAGATCACCCTAGAGATGGATCCAGCTACTTTTGACTTAAATGATTTAGAGTCGTTTCTAGATGTAGGGGTCAATAGAGTCAGCCTTGGAGGCCAGAGTTTTGATGATAATGTTTTAAAGCGAATTGGAAGAAAGCATCAAAGACAAGATTTGATTCAAGCTGCAGAATGGTTGCACAAAGCTCATCAGAAAGGCGAACTTTCTTCTTGGAGCTTGGATCTAATACAAAATCTTCCCGGACAAGATTTGCAAGATTGGAAGTTACAATTAAACGAAGCAATTGCAACTAATGCTCCTCATCTTTCCATTTATGACCTATCTATTGAACCAGGAACAGTTTTCTCTTGGCTGCAAAGAAGGGGTGAGTTGGAATTGCCTAATGAGAACTTGTCTAGGCAGAATATTGAATTAACTAGCCTTTTGCTTGGCAAAGCAGGTTTTAATCGTTATGAGATTTCTAATTTTGCACTACCAGGTCATAGGTCTCGTCACAACAGAGTTTATTGGGCAGGAAGTGGATGGTGGGGGTTTGGGCAAGGCGCTACTAGTTCACCTTGGGGTTATAGATTTTCTAGACCTAGAACAAGAGATGGATATAACAACTGGATTAACGACCAACAAAAATATGGTCCTGAACTGTCCTTGCTTGCAGAGAATGCAAAACCTATTCCACTTGATGATCAATTAATAGTTGGCTTACGTCGAAGTGAAGGTATTAATTTAGAACTTTTGGCACAAAACTATGGGTGGAATAGTAAGCAGTCCTCTACCTATTTGCCATTGCTTGAAAAACGGTGGCAGAAGGCAATCGAAAGGGGTTGGTTGAGAAGGAGTGGAAAAAGATATCAATTAACTGAGCCAGAAGGTATGACATTTAGTAATCAGGTATTGGTAGAGATTGTTATTTGGTGGGATTCTTTGCCTGCTTCTGTTGTTCATTTACCCATTTTTGCAGAGCATTAA
- a CDS encoding PIN/TRAM domain-containing protein — protein sequence MVNPLILILFLISGVAAGWLGVDLLPTRMLEQVSNISGLRKVLAGFGGFFGVLGGFFFQILRQRLLAKIRNVPTDLLVSRAIGLILGLLVANLLLAPILLLPLPPEMVFVKPLAAITSNLLFGVLGYNLADIHGRTLLRLFNPNSTEAILISEGILTPASAKILDTSVIIDGRIKGLLECDLIEGKVIIAQTVIDEMQQLADSNNNEKRAKGRRGLKLLTSLRETYGRRLVINSTKYEGAGTDERLLKLTSDTGGILITADYNLAQVAKVKDLKVMNLSELVIALRPEVHPGQQINLKIVREGKEDSQGIGYLDDGTMVVVDGARSAIGQRLQIIVTGALQTPTGRMIFGKAEKGQTPQISNN from the coding sequence ATGGTGAATCCTCTGATATTGATTCTATTTCTTATCTCAGGAGTGGCTGCTGGTTGGCTTGGGGTGGATTTACTGCCAACAAGAATGCTCGAACAAGTGTCAAATATAAGTGGGTTAAGGAAAGTATTGGCAGGTTTTGGGGGCTTTTTTGGGGTATTAGGCGGTTTTTTCTTTCAAATTCTCCGCCAAAGGTTGCTGGCAAAAATACGAAATGTTCCTACTGACCTATTGGTTAGTAGGGCAATTGGACTCATCCTTGGATTACTTGTCGCCAACCTTCTTTTAGCCCCAATCCTCCTTCTACCACTACCTCCTGAGATGGTTTTCGTAAAACCTCTAGCTGCTATTACAAGTAATTTGCTCTTTGGAGTTCTTGGATACAATCTTGCCGATATTCATGGGAGGACTTTATTACGCTTGTTCAACCCAAATAGTACAGAAGCTATTTTAATCTCAGAAGGAATACTTACTCCTGCAAGCGCAAAGATACTCGATACAAGTGTAATAATTGATGGGCGAATTAAGGGTTTACTTGAATGTGATTTAATAGAGGGAAAGGTTATCATAGCTCAAACGGTTATAGATGAAATGCAACAATTAGCAGATTCCAATAATAATGAAAAAAGAGCAAAAGGCCGCCGAGGCCTTAAGCTACTTACTAGCCTAAGAGAGACGTATGGGAGGAGATTAGTTATAAATAGCACAAAATATGAAGGAGCTGGAACGGATGAAAGGCTCCTCAAACTAACATCTGATACTGGTGGAATACTTATAACCGCTGATTACAATTTGGCACAAGTTGCAAAAGTAAAAGACCTAAAAGTAATGAACCTAAGTGAGTTGGTAATTGCATTGAGGCCTGAAGTGCACCCAGGTCAACAAATCAATCTAAAGATCGTTCGTGAAGGCAAGGAAGACAGCCAAGGGATTGGATATTTGGATGATGGCACCATGGTGGTCGTAGATGGTGCAAGAAGTGCCATTGGCCAGCGACTTCAAATAATCGTCACTGGGGCCCTCCAAACACCTACTGGCCGAATGATCTTTGGTAAAGCTGAAAAAGGTCAAACTCCACAAATATCAAACAACTAA
- a CDS encoding ATP-dependent Clp protease proteolytic subunit: MTVSAPYYGDSAVMRTPPPDLPSLLLKERIVYLGLPLFSDDDAKRQLGMDVTELIIAQLLYLEFDNAEKPIYFYINSTGTSWYTGDAVGFETEAFAICDTLSYVKPPVHTICIGQAMGTAAVILSAGTKGQRAALPHSSIVLHQPRSGARGQATDIQIRAQEVIHNKQAMLEILSKNTGRSVEQLSKDSDRMSYLSPEEAVSYGLIDRVLKSRKDLPSSITPS; encoded by the coding sequence ATGACGGTTTCCGCTCCTTATTACGGGGATTCAGCCGTAATGCGCACACCCCCACCTGATTTACCCTCGCTTCTGCTTAAAGAGAGGATCGTTTACTTAGGGCTTCCTCTGTTCTCAGATGATGATGCCAAACGACAACTGGGAATGGATGTCACCGAATTAATAATCGCTCAACTCCTGTATCTAGAATTCGACAATGCAGAAAAGCCTATTTATTTCTATATAAACTCGACTGGGACTAGTTGGTATACCGGCGATGCAGTCGGGTTTGAGACTGAGGCCTTCGCTATCTGTGACACTCTGAGCTATGTAAAACCCCCTGTACACACCATTTGCATTGGTCAGGCAATGGGAACAGCAGCTGTAATTCTTTCAGCAGGAACGAAAGGTCAGAGAGCAGCTCTTCCGCACTCTTCAATAGTGCTTCATCAGCCTAGGAGTGGAGCCAGAGGGCAAGCAACAGACATTCAAATTCGGGCCCAGGAAGTGATTCATAACAAACAGGCCATGCTCGAAATTCTTTCAAAAAACACTGGCCGTAGTGTTGAGCAATTGTCTAAGGATTCTGACCGAATGAGCTATTTGAGTCCTGAAGAGGCTGTCAGCTATGGGCTAATCGATAGGGTCCTCAAATCAAGGAAAGACTTACCAAGCTCAATTACTCCTAGTTGA
- a CDS encoding ATP-dependent Clp protease proteolytic subunit, translating into MPIGTPSVPYRLPGSQIERWVDIYTRLGAERILFLGQEVNDGVANSLVAQMLYLDSEDSSKPIYLYINSPGGSVTAGLAIYDTMQYVKSDVVTICVGLAASMGAFLLTAGTKGKRLALPHSRIMIHQPLGGTSQRQASDIEIEAKEILRIKEMLNRSMAEMTGQTYEKIDKDTDRDYFLSADEAKEYGLIDRVIAHPNEA; encoded by the coding sequence ATGCCAATTGGTACACCAAGTGTTCCCTATCGCCTGCCAGGCAGCCAAATAGAGAGATGGGTAGATATATACACAAGACTTGGCGCAGAACGAATTCTTTTCCTTGGGCAAGAAGTTAACGATGGGGTTGCAAATAGTCTGGTTGCACAGATGCTCTATCTCGACTCAGAAGACAGCAGCAAGCCTATTTATCTTTACATCAACTCTCCAGGTGGATCTGTAACAGCCGGCTTAGCCATTTATGACACCATGCAATACGTCAAAAGTGATGTGGTAACAATTTGCGTGGGACTTGCCGCTTCAATGGGTGCATTTCTTCTTACTGCTGGCACCAAAGGTAAGCGGCTTGCATTGCCACATAGCAGAATCATGATCCACCAACCACTAGGTGGAACTTCACAACGACAAGCTAGCGATATAGAAATTGAAGCAAAGGAAATCTTGAGGATCAAAGAAATGTTGAACCGGTCAATGGCTGAAATGACAGGCCAAACCTATGAAAAAATTGATAAGGATACAGATCGAGACTACTTTCTAAGTGCAGATGAAGCTAAGGAATACGGATTAATCGATAGGGTTATTGCCCATCCCAATGAAGCCTGA
- the ilvC gene encoding ketol-acid reductoisomerase translates to MAKLFYDSDANLDLLAGKTVAIIGYGSQGHAHALNLKDSGINVLVGLYEGSRSADKARSDGLEVLSVSDASQKADWIMVLLPDEFQKNVYKKEIAPHLTKGKVLSFAHGFNIRFGLIQPPDFVDVVMIAPKGPGHTVRWEYQNGQGVPALFAIEQNASGQARELAMAYAKGIGGTRAGILETNFKEETETDLFGEQAVLCGGLSELVKAGFETLVEAGYQPELAYFECLHEVKLIVDLMVKGGLTAMRDSISNTAEYGDYVSGPRLITSETKAEMKKILADIQDGTFAKNFVDECDAGKPFMNKARQKDAALPIEEVGKSLRAMFSWLKTS, encoded by the coding sequence ATGGCCAAGCTTTTCTATGACTCCGATGCCAACCTCGATCTATTGGCAGGAAAAACAGTCGCAATCATCGGCTATGGGTCACAAGGTCATGCCCATGCCTTAAACCTCAAAGACAGTGGCATAAATGTCCTCGTAGGCCTTTATGAAGGCAGTAGATCCGCTGACAAAGCTCGTTCTGACGGCCTCGAAGTCCTCAGTGTGTCTGACGCCTCCCAAAAGGCCGACTGGATCATGGTGCTTTTGCCAGATGAATTCCAAAAGAATGTTTATAAAAAAGAAATAGCACCACATCTAACTAAAGGGAAAGTGCTTAGCTTCGCCCATGGATTCAATATTCGTTTTGGTTTAATTCAACCGCCTGATTTTGTCGATGTAGTCATGATCGCACCAAAAGGGCCAGGACATACTGTTCGCTGGGAATATCAAAACGGTCAAGGAGTACCAGCTTTGTTTGCAATAGAGCAGAACGCCTCTGGTCAGGCACGTGAGCTAGCTATGGCCTATGCAAAAGGGATTGGGGGTACAAGAGCAGGCATTCTGGAAACAAACTTCAAAGAAGAAACTGAAACAGACCTATTTGGTGAGCAGGCGGTTTTATGTGGTGGCTTGTCAGAACTAGTAAAAGCTGGGTTTGAAACACTAGTTGAAGCTGGTTACCAACCCGAGCTTGCTTACTTTGAGTGCCTCCACGAAGTGAAATTAATTGTCGACCTAATGGTTAAAGGTGGACTTACAGCGATGAGGGACTCCATCTCCAATACTGCAGAGTATGGCGACTATGTAAGTGGACCTAGGCTGATTACAAGTGAAACGAAAGCAGAAATGAAAAAAATACTTGCTGATATTCAAGATGGGACCTTCGCAAAGAACTTTGTTGATGAATGCGATGCAGGCAAACCATTTATGAACAAAGCTCGTCAAAAAGATGCTGCACTTCCAATTGAAGAAGTTGGGAAGAGTCTTCGTGCAATGTTTAGCTGGCTAAAAACAAGCTGA